In Leptospira levettii, the genomic window TACCCGCATCCCCTGCCCTGGCAGCTTCAATCGAAGCATTGAGTGATAATAAACCAATTTTGTCTGAAATTTCCCCAATTACCTGGATTACATTGGATGTGTTTTCAACACTCGATTCGATATCAGACATCGCAACCAAAGTAGAGTGAAGAGCAGATTGACCTAATTTCGTTTCCTCTTCCATTTGTTTGGTTTCGGTTTGTGTTAAATTCATCATATCATGGATTGATACAATAGAAGACTCCATATCGGTGACTAAATTTTTTGCTTCTTTTGTAATATCATGTTGTTTTTTGGCGCCAAAAGCAGTAGAACGAATGCTTGCTGACATTTCCTCCACACCTGCAGACATCTCTTCCGAAGATGATGCTTCTTCCATCATTGCTTGAGTTAACCCTTGTGTTTGTGTTGCAATAACCTTCGCATCCGAATTCACCTTATCTGATTCTTCAATCACAATAGATGTAATTTTTCGAATACTTGTGATGAAAGAATTGAGCGAAATAGATCCATGTCCTAGTTCATCCGTCGAAATGATTGGAACCGATTCACTTAAATCCCCACTTGCTAAAGATTTATAACGATTTGCCATTTGGATGGTGTTAAACTTCATTGCTTTTACAAAAAGAGAAGTAAGTACAAAGATATTGATGGTGATAAAAGCTGCCATCAATACCAGAGTAACTTCTGCATTTAGGATTTGTACAAATTTTGTAACTTCTGCCAAAAGAAGGTACCCTAATGCAGTGAGTGTCATACTAAACACAGCAGACATTGTAAAAAATATTCGAGCATAAATTCCAACTTTTGGAATCGATTCAGCATTTAATGGTAAATCTTTTAACTCTGGTGTAATCAAAACTTCAGAGATCACAAGTTCGCTTAAAAAAAAATGCGAAACACCTAATACTGGATAAATGAGAATTGGCAAAATAATATAAGGCAGGTATTCCGCAAGTGTTGGAGTAAAAAATTGGAATGTCACGAACGCAGCAAATGGAATTCCGAAACTCCATTGAATCAAAAAATAACTCAAATTATGTTTCGGAAATTTTAAAAGTGTTAATTTGATCTTTTGTTTTTCTTCCAGTGATAACGAGTGAAATAAATCGGGAATGGTTTTCTTTAGTAATTTTTTAAGTCTTAAGAAACGAATGGTAGGGATAACATAAGAAGTAAAGAGTGCAATGGTTGCACCTAACACAACAAGTAAAGACTTTTCAAATGAATATACACCGGCTATGACAATGAATAACACTGCAGTTGGTACAGCAAGCACCGCTGTCAATAATTCTAGTCCTATTGTCAACCGCCAACATAAGGATTTAATTTTGGCTCCATCCATTTCCGCTTTTTCCTTTTTCAGGACAGTGTAGGAAAAGCAGAGAATCGTATAGTATTATTTTGACGTACGGGTGTAAACGCCATCCCAGTCGACAGGTGGTGGGTTTTGGAACAAAGTTTGGCAACGTTTGATAAGTAAGTGGCTACTCACATCTTCTTTCCCTAGTATTTTAGAAACATTCTTAAAATGTTCGATGGCAGTTTCCCAATTTCGTTTGGAATATTCGGAAAAACCGAATTCATACTCTTCGAATGCTTTGGCAGAAACTGGCGAAATTTCATCTTTAAATGATTCTAAACTATAGATTTTCACTGGAGCTTCTTTTCCCTTCACACGGATCCAATCCAAAAATCGAAAGGAAAATGTGTCCTTACAAGCGACTTCGATGTTTTCTGAAACTAAGATTGAGACACCATAATCTTTGGCAGCAGCTTCTAACCTCGCAGCTAAGTTTACTGTATCACCCATCATCGTGTAGGATGCCAAACTATCTGTTCCCATAAATCCAACTTTAGCCAAACCACAGTTAAGTCCGATACGAAATACCATAGCGCGTGCTAGTGGTGTATAATCCCCTCTTTCATTCCATTCTTTTCTTAAACCTTCCAACTCTTTCACCATTTCAAGAGCGGTCTTACAAGCAAGTTTTGGGTGTTCCATGTTTTGGATAGGAGCACCGAAAATACCAACGATTGCATCGCCAATGTATTTATCCAAAGTTCCTGAATTGGCTTTTAAAACATTGGTCATAGCGGAAAGGTATTCATTTAATAACTTTGCTAAATCTGTTGCACTTAATTCCTCACTAATGGAGGAGAAACCAGCAACATCCGAAAAAAAGGCAGTAATTTCCCACTCCCCTCCTCTTTTTAAGGATTCCATATTCTCGAGAGCAACACTCACCACTTCAGGATCGACTAAGTTCCGTAAGATGTGATTGAATTTTCGTTTTTCCTTTCCTTCTGTGTAAGTTAAATAAGCAAATCCAAGTAAGTAGGAAACTGGGAATCCAAACACAAAAGAATAAGTAGACAATACATAATCCATTCGATAAAGGAAATAGAACAATCCGAGAAACAAAGAGATTGCAAATATTGGATAAATATTCTTCAATAAATGCCATTGGTTAATAAACAAAACAAGAACACCAACAAACAAAATTAAAATTGTAAATAGAAATCCATACGCCACAGGTAATTCTTTTAGTAAATGCCCTTCTGTTAAATTCGAAGCAAACACAGCCTGAGCAATCACACCAGGAAACAATCCGTGGGGAGTGACAACATCATCATGTGTAGCTGCAGCAGAAGTACCAATTAGGACAATTTTATCTGCAAACAATTTGGGAGGCACAAGGAGTGTGTCTGGATCTTCCACCTCACCACTGTTTAACTTTTCTAATGATTCAATGATCCCTGCTGCTGAATACCTAGGAATATTTCTCAACTCATCTTCTGTATAAAAATAAGCTCTTACGAGCCCATCTTTTCCAATGGGAATGATTCGTTTTGTTCCTTCTTTTTCTAAGTAAACATTGGATTCTTTTGTTTCTACAGTGAAAGGATCACCTAATGCGAATGCTTGCGTCGCAAGTGTTGGGAAATACAATCCATTCCAGCTTACAAAGGGGGAAAATCTCCTTAATATCCCATCACTATCCGATATCACATTCACCACATGGATAGTGGGAGCAGTTTCTGCAATTTGACCAATGGGAAAGGATGCATTTTCATATTTTGGAAAAGGAATATTTGTACTCAAAGGAACACTGAATTTTTGACTAATGGTATCGATACTTTTTCTAGGAATCACTATCCCACCATTTCGGAAATTAGCTGCATGGGAAATCTCCCCCAAACTTTCGTTAGCGATAACCAAAGCATCATCATAATCCGATCTCTCAGTGAACATGATATCGATGAGTGTAAATTTCGGTGGGGTGAGGAGTTTTGTGTATCCGATGAGAGTGGGATAAATATGACGTTTCCAAGGCCACTGCCCGAGCTCTGGATGGTCTGCATATTTGGCAATACTCTGCTCATCGATGTCAATGATCACAATGTCTTTTGAAAATGTATGATGGGAAGGTAATAGATGAAACAATGCATCTGATAATTTTCGATCTAATGTCGTAGAAAATCGGAAAAAGGAAATGAAAGTAGTGAGTAAAGTCGGAATCACTACCATTAAAAAAATTGGGAAGAGTATTTTATTTTGTTTCATTTGTTGTTAATCGTTTTTTGTAATCACTCCAACGGTCAATGATGACAGGAGTTCCTTCCATTGACACCGAAGATTCAATAAACACGAGTTTTGCGATTCTTAAATTTGTTTCAGGATGTGTTTTTTTCAGAAGGTCCGTACCTTCTGATTTTGACATTGTATTTAGATAACTAGACAATCCCAGTGGAGAATATCCTATTTGAGAAACAAGACCTACAGCTGCCTCATCCGCCTCTAATTCCACCTTTGCATCTCGGCCTGTTTCAAAAAATTGTTTTTCCATTTCAGTGATCGCAGTTGCCATCGCTGAATTGACAACCTCACTGCCTGGTGGAGATAATAATCCAGAAAGGATATCAACAAATACATTCGATTCTTTGAATTCACCATTATGAAATAAAATCACATGACCCATCTCATGTGCAATGATACCAGCTAACTCTGCCTCCGTTTGGATTTTTTTTAGAGTGCCTGTGGTGATAAACAAATAACCACCAGGACAGGAAAATGCATTTACTTCTTGTGAATCAATGATCCCTACTCGAAATTCCAAATCTTTACGAGATGAAACAGAACCTAACTTTGATGCGATGGAATTGAGATACCTTGTGAATTCTAAATCACGAACTAAATTGTATTTTTTCAATAGTCTTGCCGCAAGTGAACGGCCCATCTTCACTTCCGCTTTTGTTTCCCCAAGTACTGGTAATCCAGAATTAGATGAGAATGAAAAAAAACTCGAACTTTGTGTGATCCCAGTTTTTTTTTCTTCTTTTGGATTTGTTTCCTCAAAAGCCAATGGTACGGATTCAAGCCAACGTAAGGATTCAAAATCATACAATTCTCCTTCTCCACGCACTCTCATCTTTTGGGTTTCAGATAGCCCTCTTGCAGCAGCGGTTTTCGTAAAATCAGAAGCACGTTGCCTCGCCACAACAGCTTCCGAGGAATTAGAAGTGATGCCTAATTTCATCTGTGTTCCAGGTGGGAGAGGAGAAACAAATAATTTTGAGACCCAACCTGTTTTCTCTTCGACTCGCACTTGGACAAAGAGCCCTTGTTCGGTGATAGGCGTTAGTACTTCTCCTATTTTTAAAAGACTTCCTTCTGCATTTAACTTAGGTTGCGTCAGTAACTTTGCTTTGTTGCTTTGCACATAAACATTACCTTTTGCAAGTAGTGAAACACTGACAAAAAGGAATAAATAGGATAAAGTGTTCGACTTCATTACCAATGAGTGTTGGGTTTCATCTATCTTTGAAAACTCTTTTTTTAATTTTGACTTTCGAATTGACAATTCTTATCCATCCATTGTGATGAACGGGCAATGAAACATTTTTTTCTACTTCTCATCGTATTGTTTATGACGTTCGAAGGTTGTAAAAAAGAAAAAGATGAAAGTAATACTCTCAGTGCATTAGCCACTCGGTTTTTCATTCGTACATTATTTTCTTCCAATATCAATACAGAACTTCCTTCCAACCTCAGTGTGGCTGTCCCTCGTTCGATTCGGAAACCTTCCAGTGGATTAGGTGCAAGTTTTTTGCGCCAAAATCGTTCTTCCAAAATGGCTTTTACCAACAAAGGAATTGCACAAGATACTTTGGATTACGGATTTACTGGACAAAACTTTTTAACAGAAGGAACAAGTATCGTCGCTGAGATATTGAGGGATTCTAAAAAAGACTTAGTACTCATCAGCGGTTCCTATGCAATTGCAAAAGCAAGTCCAGGAGTGTGTATCCCTGGTGGTACGGGAACTGTGCGTATCACACAAAGTATGGAAGAAGAGTTCCTGGAAGGGATCGAAAGGCTTGGCCTAAGCCCAGAAGAAGCAAGAGGAGAACTCGTTAGTTTACAAAACGAAGGGATTTTACCATTCACTGGCCAATCAGTGCCAACACCTGCCATGGTGTATAAACGATTGAGTAATGATGAATATGATGTTGAAGTTGAATATTCGTTTGCTGATGCGATCGGCACCCCTCAACCTTGTCCTTCCAATAATAAATTCCAAAAGGCAATCAAATTCAAAACAGATAAATCGAAAGTATTTAGTTCAATCAATCGTTCCTTAAAAGTATTTGGAATTTCCTTAAGTGTAGAAGCATCGATCACTTACATCACACAAGCAGGGAAAAAAGACAAAGCCATCCTCAATATCAAACAAGTGACAAGTGGATCCGGGAATACTGACAAATCCACAACACGGTTTACCTTCGAAGAATGTGAGAAGGATACAAGTGCCAATGCCAATAATTGTGTCACATTAAATTATAGTAATGTTTATGATGACCCTGCTGGGAATAAAATCACAACCTCAGTCAAAGGGAGGACGAATGACCTAGGAGGTTATGTCCTGACGGAATACATAGATAATGCCGATAATTTTGAATATTATTTAACCGAAACTTATGATCCGAACGGTGATATCACTTATTTTGCTGTTGATTATTATGACATTGGAACCCCTGCTAACGATGATTATGAAGAATTAGGAGTTCTTGATACAGATCTTTACGGTGAGTTTATCGAAACCACTTATACCTTTGAATGGGATGCTTATGTTGATTTTACAACTGCACTTCCTGGAGGCGGAATTGGACAAGGAGCTGGATTTACTGAATATGATGCATATGTCATCATGCCTTCTGGAGTTGATCCCAATGTATTTCCAGATGAATTTATAGGATGGGGAGAATTTTATAATAATGTCAATAGTGGTGGTCCAGTTTATTATGTAGACTTTTATGGGACAGCCAATCAAATTCCATCAGCAGTTGTCTGGCGGTATGCAATTGATACAAACGGAAACGAAGTATATACTATTCGAGCAAATACTGTCGTTCAAATTTAATTGAAATTCTTATATTTGGAACCAAACAAAACGAAATTTATATGTTAATCCTTAAAAAAAATCGTAAACACAACTTAAATACAATTCAGAAATTCATAATTCATTCCATATTATTTTTGGGTATCTGTTTTTTACCTGTCTCATTGTTTCCTTCGGAACCATTTAACAACATACAAGGATTTTATGGAGAAAGAGCAGCGGGACTAGCAGGTGCCTTTACTGCCATCGCTGACGATCCATCCGGTGCTTATTACAATCCTGCAGGGCTTGGGTTTACTCATAATGATGGGATATCGATCTCTGCGAGTAATTTTAAAGATGTCAAACGTAGTTATATCAATATAGACACACCAGGCCAAAGATACAACCAAACCCACCAAGGTTTTGATCCCAATTTCATTGGACTACTTAAAAACTTTGATCGATGGAAGTTTGCCTTTTCAATCGTCAATACTTATAACTATTCCTATAATCGAGTTGATCAGGTGAACTACCCTCTTGTATCTCCTTCGATTAATTCCACTCGGAATTATACAAAAGAACGATATAACCAACTTTTAGTCGGACCCAGTTTGGCATACCTTCTCAATGATAAACTTTCTCTAGGTGCCACACTGTATTACTTGAATGACACGAAGGAAGTTTCGAGAACCCAATTCCAACAATTCTCAGATCTAAGTTATGTGATGCGCTCGTATGTAGACAATCGTCGCACATCAGGACTCATGCCAGTCCTTGGGATCCAATACCAACCAAATCCTAAACTATCTTTAGGATTTAGTTATCGTCGAATTTTTGTTACCGGTGGGGACAGATTGTACAATGAAGTTTATGTTGATTCTACACGTAGACCAGGTTCCTCTGCTGTTGACTTTATTGAAGGGACTGGAAGTGGAGCCTCTTCGATTGAACAAGGAGTATTGACACAAAAACCGAAACTTGTCACGTCCATTCCGCAAACACAAGAAATGCGATTTGGTGTGGCTTTTTTCCCAACGGCAAGATTCTTAGCATCCTTTGATATGATTCATACCTCCGGTTATAAAGTAAGAAGGAACCAAGATGAGATTAGTACCTTCGGTCGACGTGTCACTTACACAATCAATGATACAGAGGTTAGAGAACTAACAAGGTATTCCACCACTAATTTTGCTGCTGGTATGGAATACTATTTGGCAGACACTTTTTCTGTGTTAGGTGGTATTTACACAAACGAACCAAATACAAAACCAGTTTCATGGACAGAATCGGCAGTTGATTTATACCTTCAAAATACCTTTGGTAACCAAGTATCGGCAAGTTCTGGTGACGCGAGTGTCATTTACAAAGTTGCTCGTTCTGGAACAAATCCTCGAAATGAATATTCAAGGAACAAAGGTTTCAGTTTGGGATTTTCATGGGTGACTTCAAAATCGTCAGTATCTGTTACCTATATCCGCGAAACAGGATATGGAAATTCTAGGATCGACCCAAATTCATTAGCCCAATCCTTTGAATATATGGCCCAGTCCATTTATATTATGGTTAGTTCCAGGAATTGATCATTTTTTCTTAGATTTGGTTTGGAAAAATTCTTTAGTGTCATCATAACCTTGCACTAAGAGTTTTTCAGCTTGTTCTTTCTTAAAATTGAGAATACTACCAAAACCTAACATTTGTTTTGGGGCGATGACAGAAATTTTAGCGTTCGTAAATTGTGTCCTTAGGTTCAGGAGAAAATTCTCAATTGATGTGAGACCATTCATCACAGATTTTCGGTATTCCAATCCTTGTTCTACACTTTTATAGGAACCAAGTAAGTAGAGTTCAAATAACCTTTGTAATGCCTCATCCTTTGTCACAGGAGTTTCCATAATCGCCGAACTTCCAACGGGCGAAAGTAATACCACAACGATATCGGAAGCTTCATGTGTTAATGCTGGAAGAATCGGAGTATTTGCCATCACCCCCCCATCCCAATAAGGTTCTCCATCAATCACTTGCCACGGAAAAATCATGGGAATGGCCGAAGAAGCAAGTAAATGTTCAATCTGCAGTTTTGGATTTTCAAAGAATCTAAGCTCTGATGATAAAATATTAACGGCCGAAATGATTACCTTTGTTTTTGACTCGTTTAAGTGACTAAAGTCTAAATGTTCATGAATGAATTTTTTTAAAGGATATGTCTCTACCAAAGGATAGTATTTTCTTCGAAACAATCCTTTTAACATATTCCATACCGAATAACGCATGATATGTTTTTGATTCAGTTTTAACCATAATTCGGATAATTTTTTTGAATCCATTCCAGAACCAATGGCACATGCATTGATCGCTCCAACAGATGTTCCACAAATTATATCTGGTTTCCAATTGATTTCTTCTAAATATCGTAACACACCTGCTTGGTAGGCACCTCTTGCACCACCACCAGACAATACCAATGCTTTCTTTTTTGCCATATCAATTGCCACTAAAGAAAGATATCTCTACCTGTAACATACCTTTCCTTCCACCATTTTTCATCTAGGGATTGAATGACAACACCTCTGCTCGTTGAAGCGTGGATAAATTTTCCATTTTCTAATACCATACCCACATGTGTGATCTTTTTAGTATTGGGAGACGCAGAGAAAAAAACCAAATTTCCAATTTCTTGTTTTTCCCTGGGAACAAATTTACCAATTTGTGATTGGTCTTTTGCTGAGCGAGGAATGGCCTTCTCCTTCATTCCAATTTTTGGATCCGTTAAGATGGATTTTGTCAATCCAGAACAGTCAACTCCTCGTTTGGAATAACCTCCATACAAATATGGTGTTCCGATCCATAATCTACCAACTGGATCCACTAACTTACGTTTGGAAACATTCTGTGCTTCTGTTGTTTGGGAGGTAGTTTGTTCTTCCATAAAAATGAGATTTGGATCTAGTTTTGGTCTTTCATTTGTGATCCATTCTCCTTCTTCATTCCAAATTATTTCTGTCCTACGATCAGAAACTTTAAAATCATCAATCGTATTTTTCCCAGAAAGAACAGAGATCGTATCCTCAATGACCGTATTCCAACGTTTGGCAAAATCAGAATTCTTTGACTCTGGTTTCATCTCTAACATCAGTTTTTTTTGTTTTTCTGAATTGAGTGTAAGGATATTCTTGGGTATTTTTTTTTCTAATTGTTTGAGAATTACATTTGGATTGGATTCTTGTTTTCGCAACAGAACATACAATCGACCAACCACAAATAATGTTTCGCCCGTCCAAGATTTACTCTTTGCAGTTTGGAAAAAATTTAACATTTCTTCCTCAGACAGTTGGCTTAATTTCATTTCCCGATAAAACTTACCTAAAAACGGAATCTCTTTTTTGTTAGGTTTGGTTGTGATGAGATAGGGAATTAAATCTTCCGTCTCTTCCCAATCATATCCGTGATCTTTTAAAATCACAAACCTTTCTACTTCCAATGCAAATTCCGAAGGTGACATGGTTTCAAATACCGCCCACACACGTAAAGATTGGATGATGTTTTGGATTTCTTTTTGGTTTGCTCGGTCACCTAGTTTCTTTCGAATTTCACTTCGAATGAGTAAGGTTTCTTGTTTATTATAACCTGATTCTAAAAGTGTGTCTAAATTTTGTGAATGTAAAAACCAAGGGAAAAGGAAAACCAATATAAAAATAGATAGATGGTATTCTTTTGATAACATGAACCAAGGAGTAAAGGAATCTAAACTGATTGTAAAGAAGGATTTAAAAATTTCTCTCGGTTCATTTTAATTTTCTGGGAAGAGGAAATATATCCAAGCTCAATCAAACGTTCATACGCAAACCAATCAAGTAATCCAAAATTATTGGTAGGGATTTGTAAAAACAAATCTGAAATTTTTTCTGTTTGGCGGATTCGTTCTCGGCTCGATGCTAAAATCGATCGGATGATGATATCTCCAATAGGTGGAAATTTCGGTTTTAAGATGTCTTGGAAATTGATAAGGTTTGTCATTTGAAAGATGGGATTTGTCATTACACCAGGTTTGTTTGCATCAAAGTATTCACAAAGTTCGCGGTCTTGGTCTGGATAAATGTCACCAAATACATCTACCGAAATCACTTTTCCAACACCTTTCTCCTTTAGAGTGATGCCAGGAACATTGTCAAGAACTCCCCCATCCACATAAACGATTCCATCATCAATAAAAGGAGGTACAATACCGGGAATGGAAGTACTGGCACGGATTGCTTTCCATAGACTCCCAACTTCTTGTACATGGATTTCGGAATGCGAAAGATTTGTTGCGACTGCAAAATAAGGAATCCACAAGTCTTCAATCTGAATCTCTCCAAAAAAATTCCGAATGGCTTCCGTGTATTTTCTCCCAGTTGTTAATGATAAAATAGGAATTGTATATTCATTTAATAGATCTTTTGATACCCAAAATTCCTTGGCTTTGACTTTACTCCCTTCACTTGATTCCCCCATCGCAATGAGAGCAGCAAAAATGGAACCGGCACTTGTACCAGAAACCATATCAATGGGAATCGAATTTTCTTCTAAAGCTTTTAATACACCTAAATGGGCAAACCCTTTGGCACCACCACCACCTAATGCAAGGCCTATTGATTTTCCAAGTAAACCCCTCCCCAATCTTTCCCAAGTGTCCATTCGTTCTAAATGGACATGGAAATGACGATGGAATCTCCTTTTCTCTAGATGTTTAATTGTTCCTTCGCGAACCAATTCTCGGTTTGGCTGGAGTAAGACAAGAACATGATTACGATCACTAAACTTACGTTTATCGATGAGTGATTCCAATTGGATACAATTTGGATCCTCATCTGCATCTTTGATATAAACAAATGTATCAGACTGGCGTAAAGTCCTTTCGGCATAAGGACTTAATTTGCCTTCGTCCTTCACAAGATAAAAAATATAATCGTATTCGGCTTCAATTTGAGTGAAAAAGCGAATGATCCAAGGTTCACGATCTGCTTCCTCTAATTTGTCCAATTCCTTCATTCGATCGTTGAACATCGATTCATCGACAACATAAAAAGATCCATACCGAAGGAAAACGATTCCTAGATAATGAATCATATCCAAAATCACTTTTTCAGGCAGTGAGGAAAGTAAGGTGAAGGTTTTTGCCTGTGGGACAAAACCTTTTGTTTCCGTTTTGGCATGAGCCAATCGTTCTGCGATGATTTTCGTAATCTGAAGTAAACTTTCTGGGTATTTTAAAAGAATGGATAAAGCCACTTCTCTTGGAACTCGGATGAGTTCGGAGTCTCGCACTGCCTTTACAGTCGCAGAACGTTTTTCTCCTGTAAATAAACTCAGCTCCCCTATGATATCGAGACGTTTGAATTCACCTACATCTCGGATACTACCATCTGCACTTCGTTTTTCGTAACGAAGTTTTCCGGCAGCCAAAATGTACAAATCATTTCCATCCGATTGTTCCAAAAAGAGAATCTCTCCCCCTTTTAAAAATTCACGAACTGTATGTGCCATCATTTCGCGTAACACGGAATGTGGGAGGTTTTTAAACAAATCCGCCAATGTCAAATACTGTGCAAGAGTCGGAATTTTAGATTTTCGGATCCGTTTCACAACAAAGGTTTTAGTAGGATTTAAAAGAAATTTCAAGCAACCTTTTCTTTGTTTTTGTGTCAACGAACAGATTCGTTTGAAAAAAGAAGAGTAGTCATAATTCTTCCCTCCCTACAATGGGAAAGGAGAAGAGGATTATGATCGCAAGTTTACGTGGAAAATTACTCCAATTAGAGATTGATCGTTTGGTTGTGGAAGTGTCTGGCGTGGGTTATGAAGTGATGATCCCTTTCCCTTTGCACTTAGAATGTAAGGATAAAATTTCGACTGAGATTTTTTTACATACCTTTCATTCCATCACAGATCGTGGACAAAGGTTATTTGGATTTTCCTCAAAAAAAGATCGCGAATTATTTGAACTCATCAAATCCCTTCATGGAATTGGCGAACTTACGGCATTAAAAATATTATCTTTTTTCCAAGCAGATGATCTCTACCAAATCGCAAAAGCCGATGACAAAAAAACTTTGGAAAAAATTCCAAAAGTGAAAGGAAAAACTTCAGAAAAGATTTTATTTGAAATCAAACAAAATTTAAAAAAAT contains:
- the ruvA gene encoding Holliday junction branch migration protein RuvA, whose amino-acid sequence is MIASLRGKLLQLEIDRLVVEVSGVGYEVMIPFPLHLECKDKISTEIFLHTFHSITDRGQRLFGFSSKKDRELFELIKSLHGIGELTALKILSFFQADDLYQIAKADDKKTLEKIPKVKGKTSEKILFEIKQNLKKFEMFLNEGTTEFSIVDRETDLATLALIQLGFDEKTATKQVTDAKKTNPGLSASDIVKQVITGTK
- a CDS encoding patatin-like phospholipase family protein: MKRIRKSKIPTLAQYLTLADLFKNLPHSVLREMMAHTVREFLKGGEILFLEQSDGNDLYILAAGKLRYEKRSADGSIRDVGEFKRLDIIGELSLFTGEKRSATVKAVRDSELIRVPREVALSILLKYPESLLQITKIIAERLAHAKTETKGFVPQAKTFTLLSSLPEKVILDMIHYLGIVFLRYGSFYVVDESMFNDRMKELDKLEEADREPWIIRFFTQIEAEYDYIFYLVKDEGKLSPYAERTLRQSDTFVYIKDADEDPNCIQLESLIDKRKFSDRNHVLVLLQPNRELVREGTIKHLEKRRFHRHFHVHLERMDTWERLGRGLLGKSIGLALGGGGAKGFAHLGVLKALEENSIPIDMVSGTSAGSIFAALIAMGESSEGSKVKAKEFWVSKDLLNEYTIPILSLTTGRKYTEAIRNFFGEIQIEDLWIPYFAVATNLSHSEIHVQEVGSLWKAIRASTSIPGIVPPFIDDGIVYVDGGVLDNVPGITLKEKGVGKVISVDVFGDIYPDQDRELCEYFDANKPGVMTNPIFQMTNLINFQDILKPKFPPIGDIIIRSILASSRERIRQTEKISDLFLQIPTNNFGLLDWFAYERLIELGYISSSQKIKMNREKFLNPSLQSV